From the Deinococcus multiflagellatus genome, the window AGCGGGGCAGGCTCGGCTGGCGCGGTGGTGAACGGTCCATCGGCGGCCACGCCATCTTCCAGCTGCTGGTTCAGGGCCATCGTTTCTCGGAATGAAGGCGTGCGCCGGGGAACGGGGCCCGCGGGTGCCGGAGGCTCAAATTCGCGCCGGGGAGCGGGCGGCAGGCCCTCGGGCGGCGGTGAGGTAAGCAGGCCGGCCGCCAAGACTTCTTCAGCGTCACCGTAAGGATCGGGTGCGGGCCACGCTTCAGTCCCCGGGGCCACCACCGGCGCACTGGGCGGCGCGGGCTGGGCTGCCACGGGTGTGGGCGGCGTGGCCGGAACCTCTGGCACGCGCGGCGGAAGGGTCCCGACCGTCGGCGCAGAAGGTGCCGGGCTCAGGGGTGCGGGCCCGGCGGGCGCCGGGGCCAGTGGCGCCGCTGGGGCCAGCTGACGACGGTCTCCCAGCGGTAAAGCGGCGGCGAACCCGTCTTCCGCTGCAGACGCCGGGTGTGGGACGGCCAGGACGCGGGCGACCACCCGGCGGGGCTTGGCCTGGGTGGTCGCCGCCAGCGGCTGGGAGGCCCACCCGGTGGCGGCACCGAATAGAGGGGTGGGGGCCGCACGCGGCGCGAGATCCTGCTGCGTGACGGCCATGCGGGAAGCGTGTTTCAGGCGGCGAAGCCGCTCGTCGAAGATGCTCACAAAACTCCTCTCGGTCGCCGCGCGGGTGACCCAGCGGGGACCAAGGTAGGAGGGAGGTCCCCGCGCTCAGCGGCTGATTTGCAGAAAACCGGCGTGGGCCAGTTCCAGGGTTTCAACGGCCACGGCGTCGCCACTGCCCGCAAATTGGGGGCCGCTCCACTTCACGGGGTAGGCCTGCAGCAGTTCAAAGCGCACCAGCACGTTGCCGTTGGGGTGGTAAACAATAATAGTGACGTTGCGCGCGTCCAGGTACCCGTTGACCACGCTCAGGTACCATTCCAGCAGCTGCTGGCCAGACACCACGCCGCGTTTCAGGGTGATGTTGCCCATTTTGCTGCGCACGGGCAGGCGCAGGACGCGGTCGTTGACCCCGCCCTCAACAAAATCCATCGTCTCGGTTTCAATCTGCAGGCCACTGACCTCGTTGAAGGCCGCGTGTTCAAGGCCGTCAATCGCCACGTGGTAGCGGTGATTGGACAGAATGTTGTAGGCCGCTTTCTGCGGCGTGGTGGGCACGGGGGGCTGCTTGACCTGGGCGCGCACGTAGGCGTTCACGCTGGCCGAGGCCGAAAACCCGCCGCCCCCCACCGTGGCCGAGGCACTCAGGGACGCGCCTGCGCCGGCCCGGCTGTAGTGCGCGCTGGCTGCCATCTTCACACTCATCTACTGACCTCCGGTACGGCGGGCGCGCTCCAGGCGCAGATCTTCCAGCAGCAGCAGATACACCCGCCGCGTCAGCTCTTCCAGGTCCAACCCCGCCGTCTGCTGGGGCGCGCGGGTGCCCACCGGAACGGCGGACCCCGCTGGCCGGGCGGGCGGCGCGCCGCTCATGCCGGCGCGGTCTCCTGACCCAGATCAAGCTCCAGCAGCGCCCCGCAGTGGGGGCACTCGGTTTCAACGGTGCCGGCCAGAGGCGGCGCGCTCTGCACAGTGGGCGCTGCCGCTGACCAGCTGACGGGCAGGGCGGCGTTCATGTGCGCATACAGCGCCTGCAAGTGGGCAAAGTCGGCGGCTGGCAGCACGGCCAGCGTGTCGGGCGTCACAGGTGAAAATGGGCCCAGGCGCGTGACCACCCGGGCCAGCAGCAGCAGGCTGTAATACGCCTCGTTCTGCTGCACCCGTGGGTCACCCAGGGGCTCAATCTCGTCCAGGGCAGTGGCCAGCCGCATGACGCCGCTGCGGTGAACCTGCCCGTCGGACGTAAACAGTCCGACGGGCAGCATGAAGGGAAGCTCGTTCACGCTTCAGTCCGGGAGGGCGGGCTTAGCCGCCGACGGGAACGCGTTTGTAGCCTTCGTGCGTGATGGTCAGCTCTTCGATGGCGACCTCGTTGCTCTTGGCGTCGTAGGTGGGGCCGTTGAGCTTGCTGGGCCAGGCGCGCTCGAAGGTCCAGGCGGCGATGGGCTGGCCGGCCTGGTTGTACAGGGTGATGGTGCCGCTGCGGCGGGCTTCGTCCATCTTGCCCTCTTCCACCTGCTGACGCCAGGTCCACATGTCCATGTCGTCGGTGATGCCGCGCTTGAGCACGATGTCGTTGTACTTCATGGTGCCGGCTTCGCGGATCAGGACGGGACGGCCCTTGTCGTCGGTGGCGCGGTATTCCACCACCTGGGACTCGCTGCCCAGGCCGGTGACTTCGCGGAACGCGCCCACAACCTTGTTGTCAAACTGCAGGCTGAAGTAGGCGGCCACCAAGGGGTCTTTACGGGTTGTTGCGGTCATGACTGTACCTCCGGGAAAGAGATGTGGAAAGAAGGGCGGAATTCAGACCGTGACGGGAACAGTGTAACGCTTTTCGCGCTTACTGTCCGCCGCCAGCGTACTGGCTAAAGCGGAAGACAATGAACTCGGCGGGTTTCACGGGTGCCAGACCAATTTCGACCTGCAGCACGCCGCGGTCACGCAGTTCCGGCGGATTCAGTTCGCTGTCGCACTTCACGTAGAAGGCTTCGCGGGCGGTGTTGCCGAACAGCGCGCCGTCGCGCCACACGCTGGTCAGGAAGGAGTTGATGTCGCGGCGAATGCGGAACCACAGGTTCTCGTCGTTGGGTTCGAACACAGCCCACTGGGTGCCGCGCTCAATGCTCTTTTCCACGTAGTTGAACAGGCGGCGCACCGGTACGTAGCGCCACTGGGCGTTGCTGGAGAGCGTCCGGGCACCCCACACGCGCACACCCATGCCAGGGAATTCGCGGATGCAGTTCACGCCCACCGGGTTCAGGATGTCCTGCTCGCTCTTGGTGACCTGAATGGCCGGCCCCAGGATGCCGCGCACCGTCTCGTTGGCCGGCGCCTTGTGCACGCCGCGCTCCACGTCGTTGCGGGCGTAGATGCCAGCCACAAAGCCGCTGGGGGGCACCACCATGGGCGCGCCGTCCGGGCCTTCGATCTTGACCCAGGGGTAGTACATGGCGGCGTAGCTGGAGTCGAAGTTGGTGTCCACCGTGCGCCACTTCAGGGCCTGCTGCGGCGTCAGGTCCGGCAGGGTGTCGAGCAGGGCAATGCGGTTGGCGTTGCGCTCGCAGTGGTCGATCAGGGCGCGCTGCACGGCCTTGACGCCGTCGGCGTTGATCATGCCGGCCTGGTAGGCGCTCATCAGGTCGGGCACGGCAATCATGCTGACCTCTTCAGCGATTTCCAGGCTCTCGATGCCGCTGCGGCCGTCCACGCTGCCCACGAAGTCCTGGCCTTTCATCTCGCGGCGCTGCTCGATGACGTTGCTGTCGGCCTGCAGCACGTAGCTGCCGGGTTCAGGGGCGCGCTCCACCAGGGGACCGGCGCTGCTGGCTTCCTCAATGGTGATCAGGGTGCTTTCCTTGTTCACCACTTCGGCCACGGCGCGCGGGTGCTTCTTGCCAATGGACACGTTGGGGAAGGTTTCGGTCACGTCGTTGCGGGTGACCTTCAGGGTGAACAGGCCGTCGGGGCCTTCCTCGGGGTCCTGGGGGCCCTTGGCGTCCTTGCCCTTGGCAGCGCCGTCCTGGGCCTTGACCGGATCGGGGGCCAGCACCTCAATCTGAATGTCGCTCTGGCGGCCGTCTTTGGCCACGATGCTCAGGCTGGGCACAGCCTTGCTGGCGCGCGAGGGCAGCTGCAGCGGGCGGGCGGCTTCCACCGTGCGCTTGCCAGCGTCGCCCTGCTGGGGCACCAGGCGCACCACGTAGCAGCGCGTGCCGCCGTTGTTGAAAAACGCGTACACGCTTTGGGCAAGGTACGCGCCGTCCATGAAGGGGTTGCGCGTGCCGCTGGCGTCCAGGGTCCCGAAGGTCTCCTTGAACTGCTGCCAGTTGGCAATGAACACGGGGGTGTTGGCCGGGCCATTGGGCGCGAAGCCCACGAAGGCGGCGGTGGTCGTGCTGATGCCTTCGATGGGCCGCGGGCCGCTCTGGGTTTCTTCGATGTAAACGCCTGGGGACAGATATTCAGCCATGGATTCCTCCGGGAAACGTGCAGGGGTCGGCGACACCCACGACCCGGAAGGGGCCGGCGTGCGCAAAACACCGAGGCTTCCACCATGGCAGAACTGAGCGCACATGTAAACCGCAAGTCAGCAGACGAGCGGCGGAGGAGGGGTTTATACTGACCAGTCACTCACGCCGTGCAGGCCATCCAAGCTCCCAGATGTACCGTTTCAGGACGTAAGAACGCCATGACAAACTTCACAAGACTGGTTCGTTGCTGGGATCAGGGCTGCCAGATGCCAGGAGCCAGCCCATGATTGCTGACATTCAGCAGGCGCTGAAGGAACTGGTGTACACCGAAGCGGCCCTGCCCCGCGACGCCATTGACATCCGGTTTGCGGCCCCCACCTCGGCCTGGGTCTCGGGCCTGACCCGGCCCACCCTGAACTTCTTTATGCACGACCTGCGTGAAAATGCGGGGTTGCGCTCCATGGAGTTCAACCAGATGCCGGTGCGCGGCGGCGTGCAGCGCACCCTGGCCGCCCGGCGCATAGACCTGCGTTTTCTGGTGACGGTGTTTTTCAAGTCGCAACTGGACGAACTGGGCCGCGATGAGTGGAACGTGCTGTGGCGGGTGCTCGCCGCCCTGATGCGCCAGGGCGAGTGGGACGAGGCCTACCTGCCCGAAGACGCCAAGCGCCTGCAGCTGGGCATTCTGGGCACCGTGGGCCCCGCGGAAGGCATCCAGAGCGTGTTTTCCAGCCTGGGTCAGCCGGTGCGGCCTCACCTCAACTACACCGTAACCGTGCCGCTGGACCTGAATGTCACGGCCCTGTCGCCGCTGGTGCTGGAACGCGACCTGGCCTTCCACGCGGGTCTGGACCGGCAGGCGCCGCCCGTTAGCGTGCGGCGCCGCTCCAGCTGGCAGCTGCGTGACGACACGGGCGCGCCGCTTGCCGACGCCCTGGTGCGGACCGACGGCGGCGCGCGCGGCTTTACCGACGCGGGCGGGGTGGTGCACCTGGACACCCCCCGCGAGGCGGTGGGCCGCCTGGACATCCTGACCCTGGACGGGCGGCAGCTGAGTCTGGCGCCCCACAGCCCGCAGGCGCAACCTCGTGTACTGGAGGACGCATGACCCGGTACAGTGCGGCCGTGTTCCCCTGCGCTTTGGGAGTTTCCGCATGACCAAACCGTCTTCTCTGACCCCGGCGGCCGACGTGCTGGGCACGGGCGTGGCTTTTCCCGTGGGCGTGAACGCGCGCGGGCAGCTGAGCATGGTGTCCGGCGAGCGCGCCGTGACCCAGGCCATCCTGACCCTCCTGATGACCGCGCGTGGCCAGCGCGTGATGCGGCCGGAATACGGCTGCCGCATTCACGAACTGGTGTTTGCGCCCGGTGACGCCACCACCCTGGGTCTGGCCTCGTACTACGTGGACGAAGCCCTCAGAATGTGGGAGCCCCGCATCGAAGTCGAAGACGTTCAGGCCCGCCTGGACCCGGCCGACAGCTCGCGCATCATCGTGGAGCTGCTCTACCGCCTCAAGGGGACCCCGGAACCGCGCTCGCTGGTGTTTCCCTTCTACCGCACCCCCTAAGCCCCTTCCCTCGCTTTTTCGGAGACCCTGCCTTGCCCCTACCCACCGTCAACCTGGACGACCGCCGCTTCGACGACATCATGGACGAGGCGCGCCGGCTCATTCCGCAGTTCTGCCCCGAATGGACCGACCACAACGCCTCTGACCCCGGCATGGCGATTCTGGAAGTGTTCGCCTGGATGACGGACCTGCTCCTCTACCGGGTCAATCAGGTCCCGGACAAGCTGCTGATCGCCTTTCTGGAGATGATCGGCGTGCAGCTCGCGCCGCCGCGTGCGGCCGGGGCGCCGGTCACCTTTTACCTCAGCGCGCCGCAGGACACCCCCCTGAGCATTGCGGCGGGCACCGAGATTGCCACCCTGCGCACCGAGGTGAACGAGGCGATTGTGTTCTCCACCGAGCGCGCCGGGCTGATCCGGCCGCCCACGCTGCGCGGGCTGTACACCGCCAACACGCTGGCGCAGGTGCGGCTGGACACCGAAGGGCAGGGCGGCGAGGGCCACGGTGACGCCACCCGCCACGACCTCGCCCACCTGGGGCTGCCGGGCTACCGTTTTCCCATCTTCCAGCCGCAGCCGCGTCCCGGGGACGCCCTGTTTATCCAGCTGGAGGGCGACCACAGCGAGCACGTGGTGGCGCTCACCTTCGGCGTGGAGCTCGCCGGGGGCGCTGGGGTCAACCCCAATCATCCGCCGTATGTGTGGGAGGCGTGGCAGGGCGGGGTCAGCCGCTGGGCCACCTGCGAGGTGGAGTACGACGGCACCCAGGCCTTCAACGTGTCCGGCGAACTGATCCTGCGCCTGCCCACCATGCGCGAGGGCACCTTCTTCGACCAGCACGGCTACTGGCTGCGCTGCCGCCTAACCAATGAGCAGATGCACGCGGGCTACAAGGTGAGCCCCGACCTGGAGACGCTGCTGGTGGACGCCCGGGGCATCACGGTGCCCGCGCGGCACGCGACCATCGTGCAGAACGAACTGCTGGGCCAGAGCAACGGCACCCCGGGCCAGCGCTTCCGGCTGCTGCACGAGCCGGTGCTGCACCTGGACCCCGAGCGGGACGTGCTGGAAGTGGTGACCGCCGAGGGCGACATTCACCTGTACACGCCAGTGCCGGACTTCTCGACCTCCGCCCCCGAGGACCGGCACTTCACGCTGGACGCCACCACGGGCGAGGTGGCCTTTGGGCCCAGCATCCTGCAGGCCGACGGCAGCGTGTACCGCTTCGGCGCGGTGCCGCCGCAGGGCGCCACCATCCGCATGCGACGCTACCAGTACGGCGGCGGCGCGGGCGGGAACGTGCCGGCGCGCGCCCTGAGCGTGCTGAAATCCAGCGTGCCCTACGTGGCCCGCGTGACCAACCACGCCCCGGCGGCGGGCGGGCGCAACGGCCAGCTGCTGGAAGACGCCGTGCAGCGCGTGCCCTACCTGCTGCGCCTGCGCAACCGCGCCGTGACGGCCGATGACTACGAGTTGCTGGCCGCCCAGGTGCCCGGCGTGGCGCGCGCGCGCTGCGTGACCCCCAACATGGCGGTGCCCGGTCAGACCTACCCCGGGCAGATCCGCGCCCTGACGGTGCCGGCCGGGCAGGTGACGCTGGCCCTGCTGCCAGACGTGTCGTTTGACGACCTGATTGGCCTGGACGATGTGAGCACCGATCCCCTGGCCCCCCTGACCGGCCGCATTGCCCCCGAGCGCCTGACCCTGAGCGCCGAACTGCGCGGCGCGGTGCAGGAAGAGCTGGACCTGCGCCGCCCGGTGGGCACCACCCTGGACCTGCGCGCGCCGCAGTACGTGTGGGTGAGTGTGACCGCCACCCTGCGCGCGGGCGCCGGCGCCAGCCGCCCGGTGCGCGAGGACGTGCGCCGCCGCGCCATGCAGGCGCTGTACGGCTACCTGAACCCCTTCACGGGCGGCCCCGACGGCAAGGGCTGGCCCTTTGGCCGCACGCTCAGCATCAGCGAACTGTACGGCCTGCTGCGCGCGGTGCCCGGCGTGGAGGTGGCGGAAGACGTGCAGGTGGTCCTCACCGAACCCGGCCAGCCGGAAACGCGCGAGACCATTACCGGCAGCCTGCCCCTGCCCCCGCAGGCCCTGATCGTGTCGGACGTGCACCACGTGCGGGTGGACCACTGATGGCCCAGCTGCAGGTCCGCGTGCGCGGCGAGGTGCTGAGGGTGCTGACCCTCAGCCGTCAGCTGTCCATTGGCCGCACCCCTGACAACGGCCTGCCCCTGCGCGATCCCAGCGTGGCCATCCGCCACGCGGAAATCACTGCCGAGGTGGGCGCCCTGCTGCTGACCGACCTGACGGGCGGCGAGGGCGTGACCTTTGTCAACGGGCACCGCCTCTCGCCCAACCAGCCCCACCGCCTGGAACAGGGCGACGAAATTCAGATTGGCCCCTTTACCCTGGCCTTTCTGGCTGACCCGTCGGTCACCGCCGAGGCCGCGCGCCCGGCTGGCCGCGTGGACGTGCAGGGCGAACTGGCCGCGCGCCCGGCCCGCCCGCCGCTGCCCACCTTCACGGCCGAGCGCCCGCCCCACGACGGGCTGGCGCTGTACACCGAGTTCCTGCCGCCCTTTTTTCAGGAGTCCGAATTCCTGGGGCGTTACCTGAAGATCTTCGAGGCGATGTGGGAGCCGCTGCAGCGGCGCCAGGACAGCATCGAGCTGCACTTTGACCCCCGGGTGGCGCCGCCGCAGGTGCTGGGCTGGATGGCCGGCTGGCTGGGGCTGCCCCTGGACCCCCACTGGCCGGAGGGCCGCCAGCGCGCCTGGATGCGCGAGGCCGTGACCCTCTACCGCTGGCGCGGCACCCGCTACGGCCTGAGCCGCGCCCTGGAAACGGTGTACGGCCTAACCCCGGTGCTGCGCGAAGACACCGCCCAGCCCCACACCCTGACCGTGCAACTGCTGGACTCGCCAGACGGCGAGGACACCGCCAGCCGCGAGGCCATCACGCAGTTCATCTTCACCCATGCCCCGGCGCACGTGCGGGTCACCGTAGAGTTTGTGGAGGCCCCGGCCACTGCCGCCCCCCCCGCTGACCCTGGCCTCCAGCCCGTTGAGGCCCCCGACACAGGACCCCGCGCATGACAGAGACCAAGATCTTCCACCACTACCAACTGGGCCGCCTGCTGGGCGGGGGCTGGCTGGGCCCTGTCCATGCCGCCACCGACCTTGACGAGGGCCGCGAAGTCGCGCTGCGCATTCTGGACGACGCCAGCAGCGGCCAGTCGTTCCTGATCATGCAGCTGGAGCGGCTGCTGCTGAAAGTCTCCTCGCTGCGCCACGCCCACATC encodes:
- a CDS encoding DUF4255 domain-containing protein, translated to MIADIQQALKELVYTEAALPRDAIDIRFAAPTSAWVSGLTRPTLNFFMHDLRENAGLRSMEFNQMPVRGGVQRTLAARRIDLRFLVTVFFKSQLDELGRDEWNVLWRVLAALMRQGEWDEAYLPEDAKRLQLGILGTVGPAEGIQSVFSSLGQPVRPHLNYTVTVPLDLNVTALSPLVLERDLAFHAGLDRQAPPVSVRRRSSWQLRDDTGAPLADALVRTDGGARGFTDAGGVVHLDTPREAVGRLDILTLDGRQLSLAPHSPQAQPRVLEDA
- a CDS encoding GPW/gp25 family protein, with amino-acid sequence MTKPSSLTPAADVLGTGVAFPVGVNARGQLSMVSGERAVTQAILTLLMTARGQRVMRPEYGCRIHELVFAPGDATTLGLASYYVDEALRMWEPRIEVEDVQARLDPADSSRIIVELLYRLKGTPEPRSLVFPFYRTP
- a CDS encoding putative baseplate assembly protein, yielding MPLPTVNLDDRRFDDIMDEARRLIPQFCPEWTDHNASDPGMAILEVFAWMTDLLLYRVNQVPDKLLIAFLEMIGVQLAPPRAAGAPVTFYLSAPQDTPLSIAAGTEIATLRTEVNEAIVFSTERAGLIRPPTLRGLYTANTLAQVRLDTEGQGGEGHGDATRHDLAHLGLPGYRFPIFQPQPRPGDALFIQLEGDHSEHVVALTFGVELAGGAGVNPNHPPYVWEAWQGGVSRWATCEVEYDGTQAFNVSGELILRLPTMREGTFFDQHGYWLRCRLTNEQMHAGYKVSPDLETLLVDARGITVPARHATIVQNELLGQSNGTPGQRFRLLHEPVLHLDPERDVLEVVTAEGDIHLYTPVPDFSTSAPEDRHFTLDATTGEVAFGPSILQADGSVYRFGAVPPQGATIRMRRYQYGGGAGGNVPARALSVLKSSVPYVARVTNHAPAAGGRNGQLLEDAVQRVPYLLRLRNRAVTADDYELLAAQVPGVARARCVTPNMAVPGQTYPGQIRALTVPAGQVTLALLPDVSFDDLIGLDDVSTDPLAPLTGRIAPERLTLSAELRGAVQEELDLRRPVGTTLDLRAPQYVWVSVTATLRAGAGASRPVREDVRRRAMQALYGYLNPFTGGPDGKGWPFGRTLSISELYGLLRAVPGVEVAEDVQVVLTEPGQPETRETITGSLPLPPQALIVSDVHHVRVDH
- a CDS encoding FHA domain-containing protein, translating into MAQLQVRVRGEVLRVLTLSRQLSIGRTPDNGLPLRDPSVAIRHAEITAEVGALLLTDLTGGEGVTFVNGHRLSPNQPHRLEQGDEIQIGPFTLAFLADPSVTAEAARPAGRVDVQGELAARPARPPLPTFTAERPPHDGLALYTEFLPPFFQESEFLGRYLKIFEAMWEPLQRRQDSIELHFDPRVAPPQVLGWMAGWLGLPLDPHWPEGRQRAWMREAVTLYRWRGTRYGLSRALETVYGLTPVLREDTAQPHTLTVQLLDSPDGEDTASREAITQFIFTHAPAHVRVTVEFVEAPATAAPPADPGLQPVEAPDTGPRA
- a CDS encoding phage tail sheath family protein; this translates as MAEYLSPGVYIEETQSGPRPIEGISTTTAAFVGFAPNGPANTPVFIANWQQFKETFGTLDASGTRNPFMDGAYLAQSVYAFFNNGGTRCYVVRLVPQQGDAGKRTVEAARPLQLPSRASKAVPSLSIVAKDGRQSDIQIEVLAPDPVKAQDGAAKGKDAKGPQDPEEGPDGLFTLKVTRNDVTETFPNVSIGKKHPRAVAEVVNKESTLITIEEASSAGPLVERAPEPGSYVLQADSNVIEQRREMKGQDFVGSVDGRSGIESLEIAEEVSMIAVPDLMSAYQAGMINADGVKAVQRALIDHCERNANRIALLDTLPDLTPQQALKWRTVDTNFDSSYAAMYYPWVKIEGPDGAPMVVPPSGFVAGIYARNDVERGVHKAPANETVRGILGPAIQVTKSEQDILNPVGVNCIREFPGMGVRVWGARTLSSNAQWRYVPVRRLFNYVEKSIERGTQWAVFEPNDENLWFRIRRDINSFLTSVWRDGALFGNTAREAFYVKCDSELNPPELRDRGVLQVEIGLAPVKPAEFIVFRFSQYAGGGQ
- a CDS encoding phage tail protein, with amino-acid sequence MTATTRKDPLVAAYFSLQFDNKVVGAFREVTGLGSESQVVEYRATDDKGRPVLIREAGTMKYNDIVLKRGITDDMDMWTWRQQVEEGKMDEARRSGTITLYNQAGQPIAAWTFERAWPSKLNGPTYDAKSNEVAIEELTITHEGYKRVPVGG
- a CDS encoding phage tail protein — translated: MSVKMAASAHYSRAGAGASLSASATVGGGGFSASASVNAYVRAQVKQPPVPTTPQKAAYNILSNHRYHVAIDGLEHAAFNEVSGLQIETETMDFVEGGVNDRVLRLPVRSKMGNITLKRGVVSGQQLLEWYLSVVNGYLDARNVTIIVYHPNGNVLVRFELLQAYPVKWSGPQFAGSGDAVAVETLELAHAGFLQISR